The Erigeron canadensis isolate Cc75 chromosome 1, C_canadensis_v1, whole genome shotgun sequence genome segment ATGCAAAACTCTCAGCAGCACTTCTCAACACTACTCAAAACACAACAACCAGCTCCTCcttaacaacaacaaacaatgaatcatcatcattatcatcatcatcatgctGTCTGATTCCAAACAATAACATTTGCCAGCTCAATCAATCTCCATGGGATATCATTACTCCTTCATTTCAGGTaccaattaaaaacaaaaaaagcaaCAATCTTTCTACatcttttcttgtttgtttttcaaTCTCGTTATTCAGATCTGTTTCAATATCCAAAACCCActtcaaattttaaatcttttctACATTCTTATGGTTTCTAGGGTTTAtctaaaaccaaaagaaaaccTTCATTTAATGAgtcataaaccctaaaatttcgGAACTTTGGTCGTCAATTTCAGCtgatttattacatatatttgaTGATTATTTGCATGCTGCTTATtccttattatattttttttccggTGGCCGCCGGGATTTTTTACAGTTGGATGATTATATCGTTAATTATAACGTTAACATTGCTCAAAATAGAAGATGGTTTGATTTTATTTCAGATTTTCAGAGGTACGTactcattattattaatttctaATATATCTTTCCTTCCCGTTATTCTATCGTTTCTAAACCTAATTTTAGGGTTGCTCatctatacatacattattcactcatatatgtatatattgttccTTTTACTCTGTTTTCCTTGTTTTACTGTCATAATGTAAGCTCATATTTTGAGAAAGTTCGattcttttttcaattttcgACATGGGTTTCGATTAAATATTGATCTTAACTGCTGACAATGTGGCTGGCCGGAACTATCATGTTgagatatatgtgtatatatatatatatatctatatcttataGAGTACTAATTATGTTCATGTTATATATTGTCTATTGATATGACCAAATTAGGAAATTTTGTGAAATGGAGGGACTTGTGTGCTTTATTTGGTCATAATCAAACTTTCTGGTTTAGGGACAGTTAGATTATTTGTTCAATTTATCGGTATTGGTTTCAACTAAAGATTAATCTTTTGTGACAGTGGGGATTCTTTGAATACCTTGGGGTTTGgtgaaaatgataataataacgaTAGAGATGACGGTTTAGGTGAAAACGCTAATAATCTTAGTTGTATAAAGAATGATTGTGAAACTGATGAGGAAGAGATTAAGTTGGAAGGAGATGGTCTTGAAGAAATGAAGTTATGTGGTGAAACCGACGAGCAAGGATGGCAATGTGGGAGTGTGGTGCAAAACGGGTATACTATGTGCGAATATCATCTTTCTGGGCTCCAAACCTATGAGGTTTGGAATGCTAAGAAAAAGTTTGGCGGGTCTCGGCCCATGCCCGGATGTCGGTCCCGTCGGGCCAAGAAAAGGCCCAACACAAACAAC includes the following:
- the LOC122598196 gene encoding uncharacterized protein LOC122598196 — protein: MRIRKNAKLSAALLNTTQNTTTSSSLTTTNNESSSLSSSSCCLIPNNNICQLNQSPWDIITPSFQLDDYIVNYNVNIAQNRRWFDFISDFQSGDSLNTLGFGENDNNNDRDDGLGENANNLSCIKNDCETDEEEIKLEGDGLEEMKLCGETDEQGWQCGSVVQNGYTMCEYHLSGLQTYEVWNAKKKFGGSRPMPGCRSRRAKKRPNTNNPHDYYYYSGFGPSWGKKRGIMGTDLDGIDDGDVDVEEQKGKRFEPEMRPVGLDYIDDDDDEYSNDDDEIGILRRKRERKPVKERSLKSLM